GGATGAAATTCCAAATTGCGCCAATGTGATTCTCCAACTTTTTGGAAAACGACAAGGTCTTTCGAACCAATCTCGACACCCGTTGCCGTAACGTGCAGTTGAACCGCTCGATGTAGCTAGTCTTTCCGGTTTCTTTACCCACCGCTCGATGGCGCTTGCTGGGCAAAGCAACTGGGTAGGCTGACCAAAAATCACTGTAGATCACGGCACACTGCCGATAAACTGAAGGCAGCGACTGCCATAAGGTTTGAGCTGACTCGGCACTATGGTCTCCGATGTAAACACCCACAATTTCACGAGTGGCAGCATCTAAAGCTAACCAAACCCATTGCTGATTACCTTTGTCGTCGACAAATGACCACAACTCATCCATCTGTACTGTCAGACGACTTTTCAGCTTTGGGCGTACCTGCACCTCCCGCTCCACCCGCTTGTATTTCTGATTGACATATTGTTGCACCCACAGTTCGGAAATCTGTAAGGCGCGGGCAATGCCTGCCAGTGGCAGTTTCTCTAACAAAAGCCGATCTATGATGCCTTTGGTTTCCTCACTAATCATTCGCCACTGCGGAGCTTCAACGAACTGCCGCCCACACTCTCGACATTTATAATTCTGTTTACCATGACGAGTTCGGCCGTTTTTCACCACATCAGAAGACTGACAATTTGGGCAAGCAGGAACAGCAACAGACATAGCGCAGCATTCCATCACATCTAGTTCTATTCTCTCATCCTTTCCTGTTTAGGACTACCCGAAAATCGAATGCCAGACGGATGGTAGTTCTTCCCATTCGCCGGTTTTCTCATCCTTGTAGCTATCCGTGGTAGCGAGGCTGAAGCGGATAAACTCATCGCCGTTGCGGTCAGTATGCACAGTGGGATCGGACCCAAGATTGCCCGTCAGTTCCACCAGGTTATTCGTTGCCATATTAAGCCTTTCTGTCTGCGGCGCAGGCAAGCCTGCTGCCTTGCAATACCGCTATGTTGCATATTTAATATATTTTTTAAGAAAAGTAAATATATTTTGATGGAATCCGTTGGGGATCGCGCTGATTCTTCTATTTTTCCTCAACACCAATTTGATTCTTATCAGCCAAGGGATTGGGATCTTCACACTATAAAAGCAAAATCGGGGCATCTCTGCTTGTTAAAAGCGAGTGTCCCGATCGTGCCTAGGTTACCGCTCATAGCGTGTTACCCTAGAGGTATTAAATCAACCGAAGCGCGTCTGACCCGGTTTGTCTTTCCCGTAGGTTTTGCCGACACACGTGAAAGCCCTAAGTCAGCGGTTTCTCCTCCAGTGTAACACTTCATCAGGAAGTGGCTGCTGGCTGGGGTAATTTTTCCTAAAATTTTTCAAACCGCTGGCGACAACCTCCCTCTCTTCAGACGTGGCTCCGGTCCTACGAATCGAGGAGCCCCCATATCATGATTGTTGCCAACGAACGGTTCTGTGTTCAATCACTCCCTTTGTGTGAAAAGCATTTGATTGACGCTACCCAGCGCCGAGGGTTGCCGACGTGCTGGGTTGAGGCCAACAGCGCCAGTCTCAATATTGCTCAAGCGTCGGCGCGATTGGGCTATTCCGCTAAATCGCCGGGGATTTGGCTTGAAGGCTGTAACCGTCAAGGACAGTTCCGTCCTGACAAACCCTGGAAAGGGGAGGGCGACAAAAAAGCCCCAAAATACCGCACGGGCAGGGGAGCGTATGACGCCATGCTGCCTACCTGCCCTGACGATCCCCATTATTGGGAGGATCTAGAGGCGCTGCGGGATCGCTGTTATCAAGTTGATGGGCATCCGTGCCTGGTGCTGACCGAAGGCATGTACAAGGCGATCGCCGGCTGCGCCATTGGAATTCCGACCATTGGCTTGCTGGGCGTGGAAATGGGGCTGACTCCCAAGGATGATGATCCCCAGGGGCGCCGCTATCTGGTGGCCACCCTGGAACGGTTTGCCACACAGGGTTTCGGTTTCATCATCGCCTTCGACGCCGATGCCTCGACCAATAAATCAGTTCGCCAAGCCGAGAGAACCCTCCTCCATCAGCTAAAATTGTTCGGATTACCGCTGTATTCAGCGACTGGACAATGGACTGTCGAGGAAGGCAAGGGCATGGATGACTATATACAGAACTGCGGTGGCGACCGTTTCAAGCGGGACGTGCTGGGCCATGTGATTGATTTTGGCGCTTGGGAGCGGCAGTTTCAGGCCACCGCGCCGCCAAGCAAGGTTCCGGCGGCCGACATCATTGGCAATCAACTGGCGGAAGAGTATCGCGACCGCTTCCTTTATAATGACGAGCACAAGTCCTGGATGGAGTATGAGCTCGACCATGCAGGCATCTGGGGTCCGGTATCGGATTCCTACCTGGAATCGGTCATCGACAAGATGCTCGCCGCCAAGGGCGTCACGGGATACAACTCGGCACGCTATGTGACCAACGTGGTCACCAAGATGCGCCACCAGCTGCACGTCCGCTTGTGGGACGAGCGCAAGGAGGTGCTGCCTTTCGAGAATGGCGTGTTCAACTTGCAAACCGGTGCGTTCGAGCCCCATGCCCCTGGATACCGTCTCACCTGGCGCTTGCCACGCCGTTACACTCCGCTGGAGACAGGCTGGGAGACGATCGGCGTTTGGCTGTCGGAAGTCGCTCGTAGCGAAGAGCATAAGCGGATTCTGATCTGCTTTGCCGCCGCCGTGTTGCGCGGCCGCGCCGATCTGCAGAAGTTTTTGCACCTGATTGGTCCAGGCGGCACCGGGAAATCCACCTACACCCGTTTGCTGGAAGAGTTGATTGGGCCTAGCAACTGCTGGGCGGGGAATTTCCGCGATCTGGAGGACAAGCACGAAGTCGCGCGCCTCATCGGCAAGCGCTTGGTGATTCTGTCCGATCAGGACAAGGTGACGGGGCAGATGTCGAATTTCAAGAAGCTCACAGGACAGGACACCCTGTCGGGACGGCGGCTGTATCGGGATAGCTTCAGCCTGCGCTTTCCCGGCATGGCAGTGGTAACCAGCAATAGTCCTCTGTTCCATGGCGATGGCGGCTCCTGGCTGACGCGGCGGGTGTTAATGCTGCCTTTGGAGCATCAGCCCAAAGCGGTGCGCGATATGGATACCTTGTTTGCTCCTGAACTTTCGGCATTCACACGCTATTTGCTGTCCATCTCCAATGAAGAGATTACTACTACCCTGCGTCAGGTCAGCGCCCAGAGCCTGACGACGACGCTATGGCAGGCGAAAATCCGCACCGATTCGATCGCGGCGTGGCTGAATGATTGGGTGGTCTGCGATCCCGATGCGATCCTGCGGATCGGTACCAACAAGAAGGAATGGGCTACAGAGACTTATCAGCCCGCTACCTCAACGGCGTTTGGTTCCTATAGCCACTACTGCGCCAGCACGGGCTATCAAGCCAAAAGCGTCAAGAATTTCATTTCGGACGCTATCGAACTGTGTCAGCGGACCCTAGGATGGGCAGTCACTCAGGATACGGATGCCCAGGGACGTCCCATTTTGCGTGGAATTCGCTTGCGCTGTGACGGAGACTTGGCGCCTAACATCGAGGCGTTGCTTCTTGCCGATCCCCCCATCGCCGATCCACCGGAACCGGAGCCGCTCCCCCCTGACGGCGCATTTGGTGCGGATGCTTTTCCGGTTTCCACCGATGACTCCCCAACTCAAATGGCTCTTGACCTGAATCCAACAGTGCCTGATCACGCTTCTCCTGTTTGGCGTTCCGGTCAAGGGTTCGGGAAGATCCCGCAGCAGCAAGCGCCTGAGTTTCCTCCTCATGGGCAGGAGCCCTCCCAAGCCCCTACGGAAGCGGCAACGAACTTGCCCAGCGAAGACCAATGCGGGGAAGCCGATCCAGCTAGACCCCTGCAAGTGGGGGATCGGGTCGTTTGGGAAGGCTGTCCTAGTCACTGCGAGTGGGCAAATCCGTTCATCATTTTGAAGATTGATGGGGATCTGGCGCGGTTGGATATGGTTGAAAATCCCGTTCCGCTCAACATCTTGCGACGGTAGTTCGGGATAGGAGTCCAAAGGCTCCCTCTCTCCCCCTTGTGGTTTTATGCTGTTTTCCGGGTGATGATCTCGCCTCGGAAGCTTGCTGTCGGCCGCAAGCACCGATCGGTGATTATTAGACCTCCTGCATGAATAGTAGAGCAGTGTGACAGTTGGTAGCAGAAGAGTTGCGAAATGTAGCAGAGGCATGGCAGGAATAGAGAAGTTGAGGAATTGCGGTCATGCCCTACAAAAGTGTGGGATAAGTAGCGATGTCATTCCAAGTCCAAGCACGATCGGCAAGCTCTGCTCTTTGGGCGGCTGTAGTTCCCAAGCAAGAATGCTGCCAGATCCAGTTGAAATAGTTAATCACAAGCTTGAGAGTAACTTTTGTCTGCTCCCAGGCTTTAGCGAATTTGTTCTGTCGTCGATGCCAACGTCCTGTTTGCTGCCTGAGAGTGCTGTTTGTTCTCTCCAGGCGTTGTGTCAAGGCTTTGCTAATATAATGGTTAACTTCATCTGGTAGCACTCGCTCATATGCTGACCAACCATCAGTATCCCATTCTTTGCAGTTGGTCTTGCCTTCAGTAATTGTGATTAACTCCTGCGCTAAAGAGTCGGTGTACTTGCCTACGCGAGCTGTGAGAATTAACCCACTTAGCTGAGCTAAACTGAGGGCAATCCAGCAATCTCCGGCTTCAAGTTCTTCAGGCAAACAGCGCTTTTGTTTTTTTCAACAAATGACCATAATTCATCGGCAGCAATGGCATCGGTATTGACATCTTTTACCTCGCGATTGTGTACCATCTGCGCTTTTTGAGCCGAGGAACGAACAATACTGACAACTGTGTCATATGCTAAGCCACTAATACGGCTGATGCCCCGTAAACTACTACCTTCTGTATGTGCCTGTAGCACAATTCGTACATCTTCCT
The sequence above is drawn from the Chroococcidiopsis sp. SAG 2025 genome and encodes:
- a CDS encoding DUF3854 domain-containing protein, which gives rise to MIVANERFCVQSLPLCEKHLIDATQRRGLPTCWVEANSASLNIAQASARLGYSAKSPGIWLEGCNRQGQFRPDKPWKGEGDKKAPKYRTGRGAYDAMLPTCPDDPHYWEDLEALRDRCYQVDGHPCLVLTEGMYKAIAGCAIGIPTIGLLGVEMGLTPKDDDPQGRRYLVATLERFATQGFGFIIAFDADASTNKSVRQAERTLLHQLKLFGLPLYSATGQWTVEEGKGMDDYIQNCGGDRFKRDVLGHVIDFGAWERQFQATAPPSKVPAADIIGNQLAEEYRDRFLYNDEHKSWMEYELDHAGIWGPVSDSYLESVIDKMLAAKGVTGYNSARYVTNVVTKMRHQLHVRLWDERKEVLPFENGVFNLQTGAFEPHAPGYRLTWRLPRRYTPLETGWETIGVWLSEVARSEEHKRILICFAAAVLRGRADLQKFLHLIGPGGTGKSTYTRLLEELIGPSNCWAGNFRDLEDKHEVARLIGKRLVILSDQDKVTGQMSNFKKLTGQDTLSGRRLYRDSFSLRFPGMAVVTSNSPLFHGDGGSWLTRRVLMLPLEHQPKAVRDMDTLFAPELSAFTRYLLSISNEEITTTLRQVSAQSLTTTLWQAKIRTDSIAAWLNDWVVCDPDAILRIGTNKKEWATETYQPATSTAFGSYSHYCASTGYQAKSVKNFISDAIELCQRTLGWAVTQDTDAQGRPILRGIRLRCDGDLAPNIEALLLADPPIADPPEPEPLPPDGAFGADAFPVSTDDSPTQMALDLNPTVPDHASPVWRSGQGFGKIPQQQAPEFPPHGQEPSQAPTEAATNLPSEDQCGEADPARPLQVGDRVVWEGCPSHCEWANPFIILKIDGDLARLDMVENPVPLNILRR
- a CDS encoding single-stranded DNA-binding protein, translated to MATNNLVELTGNLGSDPTVHTDRNGDEFIRFSLATTDSYKDEKTGEWEELPSVWHSIFG
- a CDS encoding IS1 family transposase produces the protein MSVAVPACPNCQSSDVVKNGRTRHGKQNYKCRECGRQFVEAPQWRMISEETKGIIDRLLLEKLPLAGIARALQISELWVQQYVNQKYKRVEREVQVRPKLKSRLTVQMDELWSFVDDKGNQQWVWLALDAATREIVGVYIGDHSAESAQTLWQSLPSVYRQCAVIYSDFWSAYPVALPSKRHRAVGKETGKTSYIERFNCTLRQRVSRLVRKTLSFSKKLENHIGAIWNFIHHYNASLPAISSCPL